The window TACCCTTCTGCTTCTAACCACAACAGCATGCAGCAGGAAGAATATCGTTTTAACGTGCGTGTGAATGCTCTTGCACCCGCCGTGTCACGACGACGTTCTCGCCGTCGCCGCCACCGTTCCCAATCAGAGAAGAGCGAAACCGTTCCTCCACCCTTTCCTTGGGCCACGGACCGGCGCGCCACCGTGCACAGCCGCAAGTACCTCTTGGAGAACAATATTGTGTCCATCACAGGGATTTTGGAGTGCAAGAGGTGCAAGAACGAGTTCGAGATGGTTCTTGATCTGGAGAGCAAGTTTTCTGAATTGTGGAACTTTATTCGGAGGGAGAAAGAGAGCATGCATGATAGGGCACCCGAGGCTTGGATGAATCCTGTGCTGCCACAATGCCAACACTGCGGAAAAGAAAACAGTGCCCAACCCTTCCTTGCAGGGACAAAGAAAAGGGCCATTAATTGGTTGTTCTTGCTGCTAGGTCAAATGATCGGTTGCTGCACGCTCGATCATCTCAAATATTTTCTCAAGCACTCCAACATCCATCGAACTGGCTCCAAAGATCACCTTCTTTATTCTACCTACATTGGCCTTTGCAACCAGCTAGTTCCTGAATGGTTCGATTTATCTTGATGATGACACGAGAGAAATTATTTCATAGTTCAGGATTATATGTAGTCGAATGTCATTAGTTCTTTATCATAAATTTTGGTCTAATAATTTTTCGTTTGTTATTAATTACCTAGTGTTATTTTTTCGTTATATGAGTAGTGTTTTGGTCGTAAGGCGTTTCCTCAATTCAATTGTTAACTACCTGGTGTTATTGATTTTATTAGATCGGAAGTGAATTTGGTTCTGTTTGGAAGTCGTTTCTACAATGTAATTTTTGAATTCAAATGTTAAGTTtgattgaattttgaattttgaattttggagtgttattttatttatttatgttttcaaatacGTAACAATATAGATGATATGTACTCATCATTTCAAAACATGAAAACTCTTTTTATGTGTTGTATGAAATCTGGTATAATGACTCTGTTGTCAAAgactactttaatttttaacttttgtatCCGTATATTCGTATTTATGCGGTAAATCTCGTAGGATTTTGTTAAGTCTGCTGCAGGTTGTATAGGTTTTGGATAGATGGTCCGTTGCTCATTTACATGGTTAGTAAAAATCTTCATCTAAaagaataccaaaaaaaaaaaaccttcatcTAAAAAGGGTAAAGTTATCCATGCGTTATCGAAAGAAATAACAAACTTCCAagtacaaaattcaaatgagtAAATAGCATCTGAATATTTGTTTTGGATGACGAGACAAACAAAGAATGGATCGAATTTAGGTTGTCTTCTACGGATAGtctccctatttttttttatatataatcaagAGGATGTCTCCTCGTAGGTCGGTTCATTTTTTAgataaagtgatatttttattgtCACTCATtgttaaaaattgaacaaaCTTTGATTAAACTCAAATGTCAAATTATTtaagtcaataattttttgtgctaGCTGGATAATCTCCCTCTGGCTAATTTGGCTGGAAACAAACAAAGTGttagaaaaagaagataaaaaaagccAAACTATAGGACGAAAAACAAgcaaattgaataataatgaaatagacatataacaataaaaatgaatcaagtaaaatatataaaaaaaaagtattacgaTTGTTAATATTTCTCATACTTTTAATCATTTTGGACATCAATATTTACATTGGACTGTTGGAGTCAAAATTGACAccataaagaaagaaattgtCGCTAGCCTTGTTTGTTCATagaacaaattatttatatatgacaaaagaattataagaaaatgaaagtttaaattaaatgttCAAATCAGCTTccttaactataaaaaaatccataaaattcaataaattgatTACCGTATTATATAAACTTTTGGGGAACTAAAAATGGAGTGAAAATCATTTTGAGAGAGTAAAGGTAGTCAATAAATTATGAGGATTAAAAACGGAAGTTCaaaaaatgaccaaaaaattaataaatcctAATTAGATTAAATGTAatactttgattttctttttcatatgctACGCGTTAATTTTAATCTTCACCAAGATTTTTTTACTTCTTCATAGTCCAACAAGTTGAATTTTAAATAGAAGATGGAGAAGACAAATATAATAAGTCGTTTGTGGCACCCTAATATTAAACTTAATTGGGTCAAATTTCtaatttcatcttcatttcaaattatatctatttctcacaagcatttttttaaaaaaagctaaACAGAATATCATTGAAAAGGGATACCCCTCATGCCAGGGTACCCCAACCCCCAATACAAGGCAGAACtagcaacaacaaacaggtagcCATGGTGCAAAAGCTAGCATAACAGCATAAACCAAATATAACAAAAGACCACACCACCATATAGCACAAAGGTTAGTTCCTAGTGGAACCAAAACCCGCCGCCAACTACAAGTatgataaacatatatatatatatatcttcggGAAGTGACTCCACTGGTAGAAAAGCTGCAGTTTTTTGAATTTGCATGAAATCCAAACCCACGACCAATATTTGATGAGCtcgacacttttttttttattgataaatattaatttgttaatgtttattaaaaatgtcagtcgaaagatttgaaaaatgtaacttctcttttttatcctttttccaATCAGAGTCTAGTCTTTCATCGTTGAAAACAAGCCTATTCCTAAGCTGCCAGAGATACCAAACAATTCTCCGAGCCTTTGTACCTTTTCTTCCCAACCATGAACATACATTTTGAATTAGGTGCTGCACCAGATCACCATGCTTACCATCTCCAAACCAAGCCAAGCATAATATACTCATTCTTTTAAGTATCAAAAAATTATCAAGaacctttaaagtttttaattagtatagATGTTCTTATCAAAGATAAGATTCCACTTGTTATCAATCAACACCTTATAAGTTATTGGGGGAAAGTTAAAAGAAAACCTTCTACCACTTTCTATTATCTTTGAATTCACAAATCAGCAAccgtaaaatattttttatagagctttaatttatttatgagaaAATCCTAGTACATAATCAGGTCATGACTCTACCATCAAGGAGACCTAAGTCATTTAATTGAATAGGATGTCTgagtaaatattataaatctcATGGTTCTTaccgatataaaaaaaaagtgatgacT of the Glycine max cultivar Williams 82 chromosome 13, Glycine_max_v4.0, whole genome shotgun sequence genome contains:
- the LOC102663049 gene encoding uncharacterized protein, with amino-acid sequence MQNPNHNDDDDLLTLSLSCNRPKRARNSPPSNPPPQTMHTQMQIPFPNPMFVPYPSASNHNSMQQEEYRFNVRVNALAPAVSRRRSRRRRHRSQSEKSETVPPPFPWATDRRATVHSRKYLLENNIVSITGILECKRCKNEFEMVLDLESKFSELWNFIRREKESMHDRAPEAWMNPVLPQCQHCGKENSAQPFLAGTKKRAINWLFLLLGQMIGCCTLDHLKYFLKHSNIHRTGSKDHLLYSTYIGLCNQLVPEWFDLS